In Moorella sp. Hama-1, a single genomic region encodes these proteins:
- a CDS encoding UxaA family hydrolase, producing the protein MILFTTGRGTPFGTCVPTLKIASNSTIFARKPHWFDFNAGRTLEGENIAGLAGELLAQVIQVAAGRPVRAEALGSREIAIFKSGVTL; encoded by the coding sequence TTGATCCTGTTCACCACCGGCCGGGGTACGCCCTTTGGTACCTGTGTACCGACGTTGAAGATTGCCAGCAACAGCACTATTTTTGCCCGGAAACCCCACTGGTTTGATTTTAACGCCGGCCGGACCCTGGAGGGGGAGAACATAGCTGGCTTGGCCGGAGAATTGCTGGCGCAGGTTATCCAGGTGGCTGCCGGCCGGCCCGTTAGGGCCGAAGCCCTGGGCTCCCGGGAAATTGCCATTTTTAAGTCGGGTGTCACCCTGTGA
- a CDS encoding FAD-binding protein produces the protein MEHHTCDVLVVGGGGAALRAAIAAQEWNPELKVILATKGRLGRSGVTATACSDRMAFHATLPHTPPGGANAWRYHAEDIYRIGGLVSDWDLAVTLAREAILAYNYLDGLGVPFVKKEGKAVQFITDGSAYPRACYTGPETAIHIERALLSHLQQLPVEIMNFTMVTRLICRQGRVIGVLALDTRNQDEPEKAVKAISARTVILATGGAGQVYRTNVYPAGMTGDGQALAYRAGAELVNMEFIQIGLASVKTKLNCSGSMFRALPRLVNERGEEFLSRYCPPGTGTAELLNLIFRKGATWPVTYEHPTHVIDVAVYQEIAAGHRVYLDYSRNPEGFQWEALAVEDRRRYLSEVRSPVGLEGRLASPLQRLQEINPESIAWLRERGLDLYAGAMVEVAPCCQHFQGGVKISQDGQTTLAGLYAVGEVAGGQHGANRPGGNALLDGQVFGRLAGEAAAREAAVTPAPDLPAEESTAFLAELKGLLATGDVAASRVRRELQTLMDRVASVVRTAEGLRVGLEELEELQAQLQGQRVDQHGLAYALENENLFLVAEMILRAALARDESRGPHLRFAKARDLTPLARRDPEWQQYLIIKRRGGQMDITPRTPVRPQL, from the coding sequence ATGGAGCACCATACTTGCGACGTTTTAGTAGTTGGCGGCGGCGGCGCCGCGCTGCGGGCGGCCATTGCCGCCCAGGAATGGAACCCGGAGTTAAAAGTAATCCTGGCCACCAAGGGGAGGCTGGGCAGGAGCGGGGTGACGGCCACGGCCTGCTCCGACCGCATGGCCTTTCACGCAACCTTACCCCATACCCCGCCGGGGGGGGCAAACGCCTGGCGCTATCACGCGGAGGATATCTACCGGATCGGAGGTCTGGTATCCGATTGGGACCTGGCCGTAACCCTAGCCCGGGAGGCCATCTTAGCCTACAATTATTTGGATGGTCTCGGCGTACCCTTCGTAAAGAAAGAGGGTAAGGCAGTGCAGTTTATCACCGACGGTTCGGCTTATCCCCGGGCTTGCTACACTGGTCCCGAAACGGCTATTCATATCGAAAGAGCTCTGTTGAGCCATCTTCAGCAGTTGCCGGTAGAAATCATGAATTTTACTATGGTAACACGTCTGATTTGTCGCCAGGGACGGGTAATAGGCGTTCTAGCTTTGGATACTCGTAACCAGGATGAACCAGAGAAAGCCGTCAAGGCTATTTCCGCCCGGACTGTCATCCTGGCTACGGGTGGCGCCGGTCAGGTTTACCGCACCAATGTCTATCCCGCTGGTATGACCGGCGACGGCCAGGCCCTGGCCTATCGGGCCGGAGCCGAACTGGTAAATATGGAATTTATCCAGATTGGTCTAGCCTCAGTGAAAACGAAATTAAATTGCTCCGGCAGTATGTTCCGGGCTCTACCTCGCCTGGTCAATGAGAGGGGGGAAGAGTTTTTAAGCCGTTATTGCCCACCTGGCACCGGGACCGCGGAGCTGCTGAACTTGATATTCCGTAAAGGTGCCACCTGGCCGGTGACTTATGAACACCCGACCCATGTTATCGACGTGGCTGTTTATCAAGAGATAGCGGCCGGGCACCGCGTTTACCTTGATTATAGCCGGAATCCGGAGGGTTTCCAGTGGGAGGCCCTGGCGGTGGAAGACCGCCGTAGGTATTTAAGCGAAGTGCGAAGTCCGGTAGGACTTGAAGGGCGCCTGGCTAGCCCCCTGCAAAGGTTACAGGAAATCAACCCTGAGAGTATTGCCTGGTTACGGGAGCGAGGCCTTGATCTGTATGCCGGGGCGATGGTGGAAGTGGCCCCCTGTTGTCAGCATTTCCAGGGCGGCGTCAAAATCAGTCAGGATGGGCAAACGACGCTAGCCGGGCTTTACGCTGTTGGCGAGGTGGCTGGCGGCCAGCATGGCGCCAATCGCCCCGGGGGTAACGCCCTACTGGATGGCCAGGTCTTTGGCCGCCTGGCGGGGGAAGCCGCCGCCCGGGAGGCCGCTGTAACACCCGCCCCCGACCTACCGGCGGAAGAAAGTACAGCCTTTTTGGCGGAGTTAAAAGGGCTATTAGCCACAGGTGATGTAGCTGCCAGCCGGGTACGGCGGGAACTGCAAACCCTCATGGACCGGGTGGCCAGCGTAGTTCGCACCGCTGAGGGGCTGCGGGTGGGCCTGGAGGAACTGGAGGAGTTACAAGCTCAGCTTCAAGGGCAGCGGGTTGATCAACACGGCCTGGCTTATGCCCTCGAGAATGAGAATCTATTTCTGGTAGCGGAAATGATTCTCCGGGCCGCCCTGGCCCGGGATGAAAGTCGCGGTCCCCACCTGCGTTTCGCCAAAGCCAGGGACTTGACCCCGCTGGCACGGCGCGACCCCGAGTGGCAGCAATACCTGATAATCAAGCGCCGGGGAGGGCAGATGGACATAACACCCCGCACACCGGTGCGCCCGCAGCTATAA
- a CDS encoding zinc-binding dehydrogenase, producing the protein MKALAYVLEAFKEPLIAREIVIPELEAGQVLVKIKAAGVCGSDLHIWQGEDPRARLPMILGHEGVGEVAGIKGRKLTVEGEELKEGDLIFWNRGVSCGHCYYCAVLQEASLCPNRVVQGINISCSEPPYLNGCYAEYIILQAGADIFRVPAGIDPAVLVAASCSGATAAHGFDLARPEPGDTVVVIGPGPLGLFAVAFARSYGATNVVVSGGSKARLEMGREFGATVTLDRHAVPKEERRQIILGLTYGRGADLVVEAAGNAAALQEAITLARPGGTVLSIGFSQPGGTFAFDGYQHLARRNIRLQGVWVSDTRHVYRAMAMILTQPGLFAGMITHRFPLTRVNEALRVMASKEAVKAVLVP; encoded by the coding sequence ATGAAAGCTCTAGCCTATGTCTTAGAAGCATTTAAGGAACCTTTAATAGCTCGAGAAATCGTTATTCCCGAACTAGAGGCGGGGCAGGTTTTAGTAAAAATCAAAGCCGCCGGGGTTTGCGGTTCCGACTTGCACATCTGGCAGGGGGAGGATCCTCGCGCCAGGCTGCCCATGATCCTGGGCCACGAAGGCGTGGGTGAGGTAGCCGGTATCAAAGGTAGAAAGCTGACGGTCGAAGGGGAGGAACTAAAAGAGGGCGACCTTATTTTTTGGAACCGGGGTGTTTCCTGCGGTCACTGCTACTACTGCGCCGTGCTGCAGGAAGCATCTTTATGCCCCAACCGGGTCGTCCAGGGAATCAATATTTCCTGTAGTGAGCCCCCATATTTAAATGGCTGCTATGCGGAATATATCATCCTCCAGGCTGGTGCTGATATTTTCCGGGTGCCGGCAGGCATTGACCCGGCCGTCCTGGTAGCTGCTTCGTGCTCTGGAGCCACGGCGGCTCACGGCTTTGACCTGGCCCGGCCTGAACCGGGCGATACAGTGGTAGTTATCGGCCCCGGGCCTTTAGGTCTGTTTGCTGTAGCCTTTGCTCGGTCCTATGGAGCCACCAATGTTGTCGTGAGCGGGGGTTCTAAGGCGCGACTGGAAATGGGGCGGGAATTTGGAGCGACTGTTACTCTGGACCGCCACGCCGTCCCGAAAGAGGAGCGGCGGCAGATCATCCTGGGTCTGACCTACGGCCGCGGGGCCGATCTCGTAGTTGAGGCGGCCGGCAATGCTGCAGCTTTGCAGGAAGCCATTACCCTGGCAAGACCGGGAGGTACTGTCCTCAGCATAGGTTTCAGCCAGCCGGGGGGAACCTTCGCCTTTGACGGTTACCAGCACCTGGCCCGTCGGAATATCCGCCTGCAGGGGGTGTGGGTCAGCGATACCCGCCATGTTTACCGGGCCATGGCTATGATTCTAACGCAGCCCGGGCTTTTTGCCGGCATGATAACTCACCGTTTCCCTCTTACCAGGGTTAACGAGGCTTTAAGGGTTATGGCCAGCAAAGAAGCAGTTAAGGCGGTGCTTGTTCCATAG
- a CDS encoding uroporphyrinogen decarboxylase family protein — protein MDISIAGEKILFVPVIYEHAAALIGVTPSNMARNAELIVAGQLKAYELYHHDLVTVGIDIYNVEAEALGCSVQYFHDEAIPAIAGNIVNGPADLRRLHLPDPEHDGRLPLLLEAASQVKEAIGLEVPVGAAMVGPFTLAALLRGYESFVLDLLTQPDFAGALLDFATEVGQTVGTAMIKRGITAISINESWITPPLLSPELYQQFAFYREKRLIATLKVSGATSVGLISGGNTTPIVDWLVQTGSSILMADYGTDLIAYKAKARAAGILLRGSIQSRVLETGPKELIAAQTREVLAKGAPGGGFILGCGVVPYGAAPENVLYLKQVLATYMAEREGIA, from the coding sequence ATGGATATTTCTATTGCCGGAGAAAAAATTCTGTTTGTGCCGGTGATTTATGAGCATGCTGCGGCTTTAATTGGCGTAACCCCTTCAAACATGGCCAGAAATGCCGAGCTGATTGTCGCAGGGCAACTAAAAGCTTACGAGCTCTACCACCACGATTTAGTTACCGTCGGCATTGATATTTATAACGTGGAGGCTGAAGCCCTAGGGTGCTCGGTGCAATATTTCCACGATGAAGCTATCCCGGCCATTGCTGGCAACATCGTCAATGGGCCGGCCGATTTACGACGGTTGCACCTTCCAGACCCGGAACATGACGGGCGCCTGCCCCTGCTCCTGGAAGCTGCCAGCCAGGTCAAGGAAGCCATTGGCCTGGAGGTACCGGTGGGGGCAGCCATGGTTGGCCCTTTTACTCTGGCGGCCCTGCTGCGGGGGTATGAAAGTTTTGTTTTAGATTTGTTGACCCAACCGGATTTTGCTGGCGCCCTGCTTGATTTTGCCACCGAAGTTGGCCAGACAGTAGGCACGGCTATGATTAAGCGGGGTATAACCGCTATCTCGATCAATGAATCCTGGATTACGCCGCCCCTGCTTTCGCCGGAACTCTACCAGCAATTTGCTTTTTACCGGGAAAAACGCTTAATTGCCACCTTAAAGGTATCCGGGGCCACCAGCGTTGGCTTAATCAGCGGCGGCAATACTACCCCTATTGTTGACTGGCTGGTGCAAACAGGTTCCTCTATCCTTATGGCTGATTACGGTACCGACCTTATAGCCTATAAAGCAAAGGCCCGGGCGGCTGGTATTCTCCTGCGGGGCAGCATTCAATCCCGGGTACTGGAAACGGGCCCCAAAGAGCTGATTGCCGCCCAGACCAGGGAAGTGCTGGCTAAAGGGGCACCCGGTGGTGGTTTCATCCTGGGGTGTGGAGTAGTGCCCTACGGCGCTGCCCCGGAAAATGTGCTTTATCTAAAACAAGTACTAGCAACTTACATGGCAGAACGCGAGGGAATTGCATGA
- a CDS encoding ABC transporter ATP-binding protein, with protein sequence MLTIKNLSAGYGAIMALQDVNLEVKQGQIVSIIGANGAGKSTLLNTISGRVRPRQGSILFMGSELPRQPYLVVKRGIVQVPEGRKVFSGLTVKENLLMGGYLRNSQEIARNMEHIFTLFPVLKERANQYAGTLSGGEQQMLAVGRGLMSNPKVMLFDEPSLGLAPLVVNTIFTIIKRIREEGVTVLLVEQNARKALSSCDYAYVLENGRITMAGQGKDLLADPSIRNAYLGEQVECKAGN encoded by the coding sequence ATGTTGACTATTAAAAATCTAAGCGCCGGGTATGGAGCAATAATGGCCTTGCAGGACGTTAATTTAGAGGTTAAGCAGGGCCAGATTGTCAGTATTATCGGAGCCAATGGCGCCGGTAAAAGTACGCTGCTTAATACCATCTCAGGCCGTGTCCGTCCCCGGCAGGGTTCGATCCTGTTTATGGGTAGTGAATTACCGCGGCAGCCCTATCTGGTGGTCAAACGGGGCATTGTCCAGGTGCCGGAAGGACGCAAAGTTTTCTCCGGTCTGACGGTAAAGGAGAATTTGCTCATGGGTGGTTACCTGCGCAACAGCCAGGAAATAGCCAGGAATATGGAGCATATCTTTACCTTATTTCCGGTGCTTAAGGAACGCGCCAACCAGTACGCCGGCACCTTAAGCGGCGGTGAACAGCAGATGCTGGCTGTAGGACGGGGCTTAATGTCCAATCCGAAGGTGATGCTTTTTGATGAACCTTCTTTGGGCCTGGCGCCGCTGGTCGTGAACACTATTTTTACGATCATCAAGAGAATTCGCGAGGAAGGGGTTACGGTCCTGCTGGTGGAGCAGAACGCCCGTAAGGCCCTGAGCTCATGCGATTACGCCTATGTTTTGGAAAACGGCCGGATTACCATGGCCGGTCAGGGCAAAGACTTATTGGCTGATCCCAGTATTCGCAATGCCTATCTGGGTGAACAGGTGGAATGTAAAGCGGGCAACTGA
- a CDS encoding ABC transporter ATP-binding protein: MNILEIQGLHKRFGGIQAVADFSLSLPDKAIIGIIGPNGAGKTTIFNLISGIYKADGGRITLAGQDITNREQHQVARAGLSRTFQNIRLFKGLTVAENVMTAMDPVTKYSIFPCLLSLPGKIRAERETRAKVREYLELVDLVPYKDWRPENLPYGIQRRLEIARALATGPKVLLLDEPAAGLNPKEVADLIKLIGKLNRELGLAILLIEHRMEVVMQLCRYIYVQNFGKTLASGTPAEIQCNEEVIKAYLGDEG; this comes from the coding sequence ATGAATATTTTAGAAATTCAGGGACTGCACAAGAGGTTCGGAGGGATCCAGGCAGTAGCCGATTTTTCCCTTTCTCTGCCTGATAAGGCGATAATCGGGATTATCGGCCCTAACGGAGCCGGCAAAACAACGATTTTTAATCTCATTTCCGGTATTTACAAGGCTGACGGCGGACGAATAACCCTTGCCGGCCAGGATATTACCAATCGTGAGCAACACCAGGTGGCCAGGGCCGGTTTGAGCCGGACTTTCCAGAACATCCGTCTATTTAAAGGCTTAACCGTGGCGGAAAATGTCATGACAGCGATGGATCCGGTTACTAAATATAGTATTTTTCCCTGTCTCCTGTCATTACCAGGTAAAATCCGGGCTGAAAGGGAAACCAGGGCGAAGGTGAGGGAGTATCTGGAGCTGGTCGACTTAGTGCCGTATAAAGACTGGCGGCCGGAGAATTTACCCTACGGTATTCAACGCCGCCTAGAGATTGCCCGAGCATTGGCCACCGGGCCGAAGGTTTTACTATTGGATGAACCTGCCGCCGGCCTGAATCCCAAAGAAGTTGCTGATCTTATTAAGTTAATCGGTAAATTAAACCGGGAATTAGGGCTGGCGATTCTCTTGATTGAACATCGTATGGAGGTAGTCATGCAGCTTTGCCGGTATATCTACGTCCAGAACTTTGGCAAGACCCTGGCCAGTGGTACACCGGCAGAGATCCAGTGCAATGAAGAAGTTATCAAGGCCTATCTGGGGGACGAGGGATAA
- a CDS encoding branched-chain amino acid ABC transporter permease gives MDLLISVLTFTAINVIAVTGVFVLTGLTGLFSLGQAAFMGIGAYVAGLMAVKYNFPFILAAVGAISIGLVAGLIVGLPTIRLRRDYISLVTFGFGEAIAALLNQAVNVTGGATGLSGIPKQTTLTLAIVSAVVCLILVWGFKNSRYGRQCLALRSDELAARSMGIDVNRVKMTAFLLSAAITTYAGVLYGFYTTYVEPVMFGWTKSAEWIIMVFFGGVNSLTGAIFASAFLTGMPEILRAAAEWRIVAYCVIVLLILNFKPTGLFGEYEISLLALWRHLGTRKKGVDRP, from the coding sequence ATGGACCTACTAATATCAGTTTTAACCTTTACAGCAATAAATGTGATCGCGGTGACGGGGGTTTTTGTTTTAACCGGGTTAACCGGCCTCTTTTCTTTGGGCCAGGCGGCCTTTATGGGCATTGGCGCCTATGTCGCCGGCCTGATGGCGGTGAAATATAATTTCCCCTTTATCCTGGCAGCGGTTGGCGCCATTAGCATCGGCCTGGTGGCAGGCCTGATCGTCGGTCTACCAACTATCAGGTTACGCCGGGACTATATCTCCCTGGTCACTTTCGGCTTCGGGGAGGCCATAGCGGCCCTTTTGAACCAGGCAGTTAACGTTACCGGCGGCGCTACCGGCCTGTCCGGAATTCCCAAACAGACTACTCTGACCCTGGCGATTGTTTCCGCCGTTGTTTGCTTGATCCTTGTTTGGGGATTTAAAAATTCTCGTTACGGTCGTCAATGCTTGGCGCTACGCAGTGACGAACTAGCGGCCAGGTCCATGGGCATCGATGTTAACCGGGTAAAAATGACGGCCTTTCTTTTATCGGCAGCCATTACCACCTATGCGGGAGTTCTCTATGGCTTCTATACAACTTATGTCGAACCGGTAATGTTCGGCTGGACGAAATCGGCCGAGTGGATTATCATGGTTTTTTTTGGTGGGGTCAACAGCTTGACGGGGGCCATCTTCGCCAGTGCTTTCCTTACCGGCATGCCGGAAATATTACGCGCCGCGGCCGAGTGGCGTATTGTCGCCTACTGCGTAATTGTCCTCCTAATTTTGAACTTTAAACCCACCGGTTTATTTGGGGAATATGAGATTTCCTTGCTGGCCCTATGGCGCCACTTGGGGACCAGGAAAAAGGGTGTTGATAGGCCATGA
- a CDS encoding branched-chain amino acid ABC transporter permease, with translation MTAQLIINGLSLGAVYALIAVGFAIIFNILKFSNFAHGGFMTVTAYAGFLATRFWHTSLLATLLIASLAGGLLGLLAELVAFRRIRNNKSPVIYYFVSSITLGMLLENLMTIFFSTNFYSYPNFFPVNTIKLGRLIIGVPDLIMFCISTLALIILAIIIYRTKLGTALRSVSYDLDTSGLMGINVLRIIQLAFFLAGFLGGISGVFLGISYTLYPQLGQMVVKGFIASVIGGLGSLEGAVTGAFLLGMVEIFLIRLVGSGISPVFIFIIMLLFLLVRPRGIAGSHIQEKA, from the coding sequence ATGACGGCACAATTAATTATTAACGGGTTATCCCTGGGCGCGGTTTATGCCTTGATCGCTGTAGGGTTTGCCATAATTTTCAATATACTGAAGTTCAGCAATTTCGCTCATGGCGGCTTTATGACCGTAACGGCTTATGCGGGCTTTTTAGCTACCCGTTTCTGGCACACCTCATTACTGGCGACCCTGCTCATAGCCTCTCTGGCTGGCGGGTTGCTTGGCTTGCTGGCGGAACTGGTGGCTTTTCGCCGCATCCGCAACAATAAGAGCCCCGTAATCTACTACTTTGTTTCTTCGATCACTCTGGGCATGTTACTAGAAAACCTGATGACCATCTTTTTTAGCACCAACTTTTACTCCTACCCCAACTTCTTTCCGGTAAATACAATTAAGCTAGGCCGGTTAATTATCGGGGTTCCGGATTTAATCATGTTCTGCATTTCGACCTTGGCCTTGATAATCCTGGCAATAATCATTTACCGGACCAAACTAGGTACAGCCCTACGTTCTGTTTCCTATGATCTAGATACTTCGGGCCTTATGGGCATAAATGTCTTACGAATTATCCAACTGGCTTTTTTCCTGGCCGGTTTTCTAGGCGGCATCAGCGGTGTCTTCTTGGGGATCAGCTATACTCTTTATCCCCAGTTAGGCCAAATGGTAGTTAAAGGCTTTATCGCATCGGTTATCGGTGGTCTAGGTAGCCTTGAAGGTGCCGTTACCGGAGCTTTCCTCTTAGGGATGGTGGAGATTTTTCTCATCCGCCTGGTTGGTTCAGGAATATCCCCGGTATTTATCTTTATCATTATGCTGCTTTTCCTCCTGGTGCGACCCCGGGGCATTGCCGGTAGCCATATCCAGGAAAAAGCGTGA
- a CDS encoding ABC transporter substrate-binding protein, translating into MKKIVVSVLAIILALGLVACGQSNSSPGKGQSGNSQQGSTGDQIIIGNLQDLSSTTSVWGKAVTNGAQLAIDRINKDGGINGKKLKLVTYDTKNDVQEAINAYNRLASQDKAAAIIGPPVSNIGIALAPIAENTKVAILGSFIDERATTKNDGKPWGYNFLIQPSSVQQAQIVAGYTMDKLNVKKIGVLYNQANAYSVSLAKPFIDYVKSHGSQIVSEQTYKTSDKDYKTQLAEIQATGAEAIFIPNYIQEDVLAVQQARQMGINVPIVGGLDFAPPFAELAGDAANDVYFPNNIAAEDPQIKEVAAAYKAAYNEEPLNKAFIGYDSILVIADAIKRAGTPDPVKVRDALEQTKDLKGTTGIISISPKTHRPYGLSMVMIKIEKGQYVTKERYITKEQQQQ; encoded by the coding sequence ATGAAAAAAATAGTAGTTTCTGTACTAGCCATCATCCTGGCTTTAGGGCTGGTTGCCTGCGGCCAGAGCAATTCCTCCCCGGGGAAGGGTCAAAGCGGCAACAGCCAACAGGGTAGTACTGGCGACCAAATCATTATAGGTAACTTGCAGGATTTAAGTTCAACCACTTCTGTGTGGGGTAAAGCCGTGACCAACGGCGCCCAACTGGCTATTGATAGGATTAACAAGGATGGTGGCATTAATGGCAAAAAGCTAAAGCTCGTTACCTATGATACTAAAAACGATGTCCAGGAAGCCATCAATGCCTATAACCGCCTTGCTTCCCAGGATAAAGCAGCAGCTATAATTGGCCCGCCGGTCAGTAACATCGGTATCGCCCTGGCGCCTATTGCTGAAAACACCAAAGTAGCTATTCTGGGTAGTTTTATTGACGAGCGGGCCACCACCAAGAATGACGGCAAGCCCTGGGGCTATAACTTCCTGATCCAGCCGAGTAGCGTCCAGCAAGCCCAAATCGTAGCCGGCTATACCATGGATAAGTTAAATGTGAAAAAGATAGGCGTCTTATATAACCAGGCCAATGCCTATTCTGTTTCACTGGCAAAACCTTTTATCGACTACGTTAAAAGCCATGGCAGCCAGATCGTTTCCGAACAGACATATAAAACCAGTGACAAAGATTATAAGACGCAGTTGGCTGAAATCCAAGCTACCGGGGCGGAGGCTATTTTTATACCCAACTATATCCAGGAGGATGTCCTGGCAGTTCAGCAGGCGCGCCAAATGGGTATCAACGTGCCTATTGTCGGCGGTCTGGATTTTGCCCCACCCTTTGCCGAATTGGCCGGCGATGCCGCCAACGATGTTTATTTCCCCAATAATATTGCCGCTGAAGATCCGCAAATTAAAGAGGTGGCAGCGGCTTATAAGGCGGCCTATAACGAAGAACCCCTTAACAAAGCTTTTATCGGCTATGATAGCATCCTGGTCATTGCCGACGCCATTAAGCGGGCTGGTACTCCTGATCCGGTCAAAGTGCGCGACGCCCTGGAGCAGACGAAAGATCTCAAAGGAACGACCGGCATTATCAGTATTTCGCCCAAAACCCACCGTCCCTACGGTCTTTCCATGGTGATGATCAAGATCGAGAAGGGCCAGTATGTTACTAAGGAACGTTATATTACCAAGGAACAACAACAGCAATAA
- a CDS encoding LacI family DNA-binding transcriptional regulator — MVNIKEVAERAGVSPSTVSRALSGRVIVSPETREKVLQAVRELNYQPNALAKGLKEGRTKTIGLIIPNVRNLVFPAAIKGITDVAKKHGYTVILCNTDEDIETEKAYVDNLRKRLVDGLIFSTATAASTHILELKEQGFPVVLMIRHMEDQVDAVIVDNYRGGYEATKFLIQRGYRRIALINGTMELDLYRQRFAGYQAALSETGLTYNEDLVVHGTKDWEDGYRAILTILERGQQPDAVFAASDPKALGAIKALKEKGLRVPQDIAVMGYDNLDMSELMDPPLTTMAQPFYEVGQRAVERLIRLINSKRKSRPTVERLPSQLLVRASVGYGPAGGR; from the coding sequence ATGGTTAACATTAAAGAAGTAGCTGAACGGGCCGGGGTTTCGCCTAGCACCGTCTCCCGCGCTTTAAGCGGCCGGGTGATAGTCAGTCCGGAAACGAGGGAGAAGGTCCTCCAGGCCGTACGTGAGCTCAACTACCAGCCAAACGCCCTGGCCAAGGGGTTAAAGGAAGGGCGGACAAAAACTATCGGCCTCATTATCCCTAATGTCCGCAACCTGGTTTTCCCGGCAGCCATTAAAGGGATTACCGACGTTGCCAAAAAGCACGGTTATACCGTCATCCTCTGTAATACCGACGAAGATATAGAAACGGAAAAGGCCTATGTCGACAACCTGCGCAAGCGCCTGGTGGACGGCCTGATCTTTTCCACCGCCACAGCAGCCAGTACCCACATTTTAGAGCTTAAAGAGCAAGGCTTCCCGGTGGTTCTCATGATCCGTCACATGGAGGATCAGGTGGATGCTGTTATCGTCGACAACTACCGGGGTGGTTACGAGGCTACAAAATTTCTTATCCAGCGCGGTTACCGCCGCATTGCCTTGATCAACGGTACCATGGAGCTTGACCTCTATCGCCAGCGGTTTGCCGGTTACCAGGCGGCCCTGTCTGAAACCGGGCTGACTTATAATGAAGATCTGGTAGTGCATGGCACTAAAGATTGGGAAGACGGTTACCGGGCCATCCTCACCATCCTAGAACGGGGGCAGCAACCAGACGCTGTCTTTGCCGCCAGCGATCCTAAAGCCCTGGGTGCCATTAAAGCTCTAAAAGAAAAGGGCCTGCGGGTGCCACAGGATATAGCTGTCATGGGATATGATAACTTGGATATGTCGGAATTAATGGACCCGCCCCTGACCACCATGGCCCAGCCCTTTTATGAAGTCGGCCAACGGGCAGTGGAGAGGTTGATTAGGTTGATTAACAGCAAACGAAAATCCAGACCCACGGTCGAAAGGCTACCGTCGCAACTCCTGGTCCGGGCGTCGGTTGGTTACGGGCCGGCTGGCGGGCGATAG